A stretch of the Lolium perenne isolate Kyuss_39 chromosome 3, Kyuss_2.0, whole genome shotgun sequence genome encodes the following:
- the LOC127342167 gene encoding uncharacterized protein isoform X2 encodes MKASARPSVVCGGTYVLNKPDGQFRSPSFFLDALFHDVEGRMHLVYIPGSVDPGSGELIWATFEVWFSYIGPERYFCASGQLMLRLFESQACKYPVFQCACNPVRQQQEHMLWNPEQGAVPLQVTLQVCSV; translated from the exons ATGAAG GCTTCTGCACGTCCAAGTGTTGTTTGTGGTGGTACCTATGTGCTAAATAAGCCAGATGGTCAG TTCAGATCTCCGAGTTTCTTCTTGGATGCCCTATTTCACGATGTTGAAGGGAGAATGCATTTGGTTTATATTCCAG GTAGTGTTGATCCCGGTTCTGGGGAATTGATTTGGGCAACTTTTGAAGTTTGGTTCTCATATATTGGTCCTGAAAGATATTTTTGTGCAAGTGGCCAATTGATGTTACGCTTATTTGAAAGCCAAGCCTG CAAGTACCCAGTTTTTCAGTGTGCCTGCAACCCAGTTCGACAACAACAagagcacatg CTGTGGAACCCTGAGCAAGGTGCAGTTCCCCTCCAAGTTACCCTCCAAGTGTGCAGCGTGTGA
- the LOC127342167 gene encoding uncharacterized protein isoform X1: MKASARPSVVCGGTYVLNKPDGQFRSPSFFLDALFHDVEGRMHLVYIPGSVDPGSGELIWATFEVWFSYIGPERYFCASGQLMLRLFESQAWCACTAIIKAGISEWGFQHDSLLHLAPQTTFIQLWNPEQGAVPLQVTLQVCSV, translated from the exons ATGAAG GCTTCTGCACGTCCAAGTGTTGTTTGTGGTGGTACCTATGTGCTAAATAAGCCAGATGGTCAG TTCAGATCTCCGAGTTTCTTCTTGGATGCCCTATTTCACGATGTTGAAGGGAGAATGCATTTGGTTTATATTCCAG GTAGTGTTGATCCCGGTTCTGGGGAATTGATTTGGGCAACTTTTGAAGTTTGGTTCTCATATATTGGTCCTGAAAGATATTTTTGTGCAAGTGGCCAATTGATGTTACGCTTATTTGAAAGCCAAGCCTG GTGTGCTTGCACTGCAATAATCAAAGCCGGAATTAGTGAGTGGGGCTTTCAACATGATTCTTTGTTGCATCTAGCTCCACAAACCACCTTTATTCAG CTGTGGAACCCTGAGCAAGGTGCAGTTCCCCTCCAAGTTACCCTCCAAGTGTGCAGCGTGTGA
- the LOC127342167 gene encoding uncharacterized protein isoform X4 — translation MKASARPSVVCGGTYVLNKPDGQFRSPSFFLDALFHDVEGRMHLVYIPGSVDPGSGELIWATFEVWFSYIGPERYFCASGQLMLRLFESQACCGTLSKVQFPSKLPSKCAACDPPC, via the exons ATGAAG GCTTCTGCACGTCCAAGTGTTGTTTGTGGTGGTACCTATGTGCTAAATAAGCCAGATGGTCAG TTCAGATCTCCGAGTTTCTTCTTGGATGCCCTATTTCACGATGTTGAAGGGAGAATGCATTTGGTTTATATTCCAG GTAGTGTTGATCCCGGTTCTGGGGAATTGATTTGGGCAACTTTTGAAGTTTGGTTCTCATATATTGGTCCTGAAAGATATTTTTGTGCAAGTGGCCAATTGATGTTACGCTTATTTGAAAGCCAAGCCTG CTGTGGAACCCTGAGCAAGGTGCAGTTCCCCTCCAAGTTACCCTCCAAGTGTGCAGCGTGTGATCCACCATGTTGA
- the LOC127342167 gene encoding uncharacterized protein isoform X3, translated as MVRSPSFFLDALFHDVEGRMHLVYIPGSVDPGSGELIWATFEVWFSYIGPERYFCASGQLMLRLFESQAWCACTAIIKAGISEWGFQHDSLLHLAPQTTFIQLWNPEQGAVPLQVTLQVCSV; from the exons ATGGTCAG ATCTCCGAGTTTCTTCTTGGATGCCCTATTTCACGATGTTGAAGGGAGAATGCATTTGGTTTATATTCCAG GTAGTGTTGATCCCGGTTCTGGGGAATTGATTTGGGCAACTTTTGAAGTTTGGTTCTCATATATTGGTCCTGAAAGATATTTTTGTGCAAGTGGCCAATTGATGTTACGCTTATTTGAAAGCCAAGCCTG GTGTGCTTGCACTGCAATAATCAAAGCCGGAATTAGTGAGTGGGGCTTTCAACATGATTCTTTGTTGCATCTAGCTCCACAAACCACCTTTATTCAG CTGTGGAACCCTGAGCAAGGTGCAGTTCCCCTCCAAGTTACCCTCCAAGTGTGCAGCGTGTGA